A region of the Pirellulales bacterium genome:
ACAACGATACGACCAAGGGACGCAACAGCCTGGCCGTGTCGATTTCCGAAGACGAAGGAAAGACCTGGCCGATCACGCGGCACCTCGAAAAGCACGAAGATGGCAGCTACCACTACCCGGCCGTGATCCAGGGAGCGGACGGCACGCTGCACTTCATCTACAGCTACTTCGTCAAAGGGGGCAAAAGCATGAAGCATATCGCCGCCAACGAAGCGTGGGTCCGCCAATTAGACGCGGCCGATCCGAGCGCGAAATAGCAGCCATCTAGCATTGCATGCTGGCACCCGACTGAACGGCAAGCTTTTTTTCTGTTCGGGGACTGGTCTTCGCGCCGATTGTCTCTACTGACCCGCAAAGTTTGCGCGACCGCCAGTTGCCCCGTTCACGGCAAACGCTCTGTTGTATTTGCCATGACGTGCCGCATTTGGCCGCGCCGTAACGCGTGCGCATTTTTCAGGAGCTTGCCGTGAGATGCTTATCGCTTCCGTTGTTGCTGGCGTTGGCGCTGGTGTCACTCGCGGCTTCGACGGCCCAGGCCGACAACGCCTACGGCAGCTTCGGCCCGCCAGGCGGTTATTACTCGCAATGGCGCCCGTGGTGGGGAGGTTTATGGGGCTGGGGGCCGTACAAGGGTTGCTCCGGCTATCCCGCCTACGCTTGCAAGCAGACCTCGGGCTATCGTTATCGCCCCTGTCTGTATCCGCCGTCGTCCAGCTATTACGGCTATCCGAGCTACGACGGAGGTTACAGCCAATACCCGCGCGAGTTCATCTACGATTGGCGCCCCGATCAAGGGGATGAGCAGCCGGCACGGCCGGGCGTTCGCAGTCAGGCTGATCCGGAACGTCAATAGCGTCGCGCTGCGGCGTGCGCGGACGATAGATTTCTATCGCCGGTCCAGGGGCGCGAATCGCGCGATAATCGACTTGGCCACGCGCAGGCCGTCGAGTGCTGCGCTGATGATGCCGCCGGCATAGCCGGCCCCTTCGCCAATGGGATAGAAACCCTCGACGCCTGTGCTTTCTAGCGTTGCTTCGTTGCGAGGAAAGCGGACGGGTGAACTGCCACGCGCCTCGGGCGCAACAAGCGTGGCGTTGGCCAGGAACCGCCCGCGCCAGCGATGATCCAAGGCCGGCAATCCGGCATGCAAGGCTTTCAGCACCGTCGGCGGCACAAGCGACGTCAGATCGCCCGGCACAAGCGCTCGGGTGTAGCTTGTGGAGATTGTGCCGCGACTGGTGCGGCCCGCCAAAAAGTCTCCGGCCCATTGAATCGGGCAAGCATATTCACCGCGCCCCTCGTCGAAGGCACGCCGCTCGTAGAGGCGCTGCAAGGCCACGCCGGCCAGCACATGCTGCGAGCCAAAATCCGCCGGCTCGAGCGTGACCATCATGCCGCTGTTGGCAAACGGCGACGCACGCCGCGACAGGCTCATGCCATTGGTACAAAAATAGCCGGGCTCCGAGACGCTGGGAATTACTTGCCCACCGGCGCACATGCAGAAGCTGAACAGGTTCACCTCGCCGCGCGCCACCAGGCTATAATCGGCCGCGCCAAGCTGGGCTTCTAACCGCGACTCGCCATATTGCGCGCGGTTCACCTGCTCCTGCGGCTGCTCGATGCGGACGCCGAATTGAAACGGCTTTTGCTCCATCGGTACACCGCGAGCGTGCAGCATCTCGTAGGTATCGCGGGCACTATGGCCAATCGCCAGCACCAACAGCGGGCAACGTATGTATCCGGATGAAGTATGGATGCCACGCAGCCGGGTTCCATCAAGATCGAGATCCTCCAGCCGGCACGCGAAGCGGATTTCGCCCCCCGCGGCAATGATGCTTTGCCGCCACGCCTTCACCACGGCCGGCAGGCGATTACTTCCCAAGTGCGGGCGATGCTCGTAAAGGATCTCGGGCTTTCCTTTGCAATCAGCAAACAGTTGCAAGATGCGCTGCACATCCGGCCCGCTGGCGCGACAGGTCAGCTTGCCATCGCTGAACGTGCCGGCTCCCCCTTCGCCGAACAGATAATTGCTCTCGGGATCGAAGGCACCGCCGTCATCGAAACGCTGCACGTCGCGCACGCGCGCCGACACGGGCTGACCACGCTCGATGACCAACGGTCGGTAGCCAGCCGCGGCTAAGAAATACGCGGCCGCCAGGCCGGCCGGCCCGCTTCCGACGACGATCGGCCGCTCGTCGAGCGCCGCTTCGCCCGGCGGCGGCAGCACGAACGGCGCTTCGCTGAACAGTTCGGCGGTACAACCCGATCGGCCACGAGCGGTCCGCGCGATGAGTGGCGCTTCGTCCGCGGCAACGTCCACCTCGGCCGCGTACACGAAGCGTAAATCGGCCTTATTGCGCGCGTCGAGACTTTTGCGCAAAATCCGCCAGCGGCGAATGTCGGACGGGCGCAGACCGAGCACGCGGGCGGCATGCGCCGGTAGCGCCTGCTCGCTTTCGTCGATGCCAAGACGAATATTCGAAACGCGAATGGACATGCTCTAGTATGCCTGCCGGAAATGCGGGTCAACGCTCCCCGCTTCACGATTTAGCAGCCAGCGGGGGACGTGACCAGCGGGCGCAAAAAATTAGCGGCCTCGCGAGTGCGAGGCCGCTAATGGCTTGTGTCTGCTTGGAACTTAAGCGGCGCTCTGGCCAGCGATGAAGATCGCGGCCGATCGCCTCGCTTTAGACAGGCGTGACCGAAGCCGCGCGCGGACCCTTGCCTTTGGGACCGCCGTTTGAATCAACTGTGTACTCGACGCTCTGTCCTTCAGACAGGTTGTCGAATTGCCGATCCGACACGCTGGAATGGTGGAAGAAAACGTCCGCCCCATCCGAGCCCTGAATGAACCCGAATCCCTTGTCATGCACCAGCTTCTTGATCGTACCCGACGCCATAACTCGCCACTCCTTATCACACGAAACAGAACTTGCGGCGGAGAACTTACTACACCCCGACGCCCACACAAGTGTGCCGGACCAACAGCGATCGCGGCGCACGTATAACGTAAAAAACGGACACGCTTCTCCGACGCAGGACGTCTCCCCCCGATTTGGACGGCAGATTGCCGCCAGGCGATGGATGATCGGCGCCTCAGATCAGCACTACATGAGCGGGTAAGAGTAAGGCAAATCAAGGTTGCTCGCAACCCTTTTGGACTACTTTTACTCCTGGTTGTCCGTGGAACGCTCCCAGCGGAAACCCGTTACTGAAGCCTACCACAGCGCCGGCCAATTGCTGCCAGCACCACGCGCGTCGACCACACTTTGTGTGTCATGTGGGGGGGAGGAACGCGCCTTGGTAAACTTTGCCGGAGGGCGAAATTAATCCGCCGGACGGCCCACGGCCGGCAACTTTCACCACGCGCCAAAGCCTGCCGCATCGTCATAGTTTGCCGCCCATTTTTGCTTGAGAGGACGACGCGTAGGTGTCAATGGTGACGCGACTTGTGCAAAGTCGCGCTGCGGCGAGTTTGCTCGAAATTCGTGTTCTTCCACGTGCGGTCTCCGTGGCGAAGTTGCCGATGATGCCTGTGGCAACGTTTGTTCCACGACCCATCCCGCCTGACGCCTCGCGACCTAATCCCGCAGGTCGCGTGCGCCCCCCACGATGTTTGAATCACGCGCCCATAGTCCGCGCGCTGCGCTGCTGATCGTCGTCGTCATGACGGCGCTGGCACGCACTGCGCCCGCCCAAGACCTGTTCCGGCTCCCCTCCGCGGATCAGGTTGCGCGCCGGCAGGAAGTCGTTCCGCCCGGCGCCGCGGTGCCCAGTGCTCCGCCCGCGGTGAACTTTCCCCCCAGCCCCAGTTCGATCATCAGTGGCGGTGCGCCGAGCAGCCCCGCTCCTGCAGGCAGCACAGCGCCTGGCGCCGCTGTGCCGAATGGCGTGTCGCCGTTTGCCGGTGCGGCAGGGCTTGAAGAATCGGTCGCGCTGGGCGAAGCGCCGCAGCGACCGCCAAGCCAAGGCGAAATCGGTCTCGCTTGGGGTCCGAGTAGCACGCTCCCCTGGTCGTGGCAATGGTTGCCGACCGGGTTGATGTATCGCTCGTACCTGGCGGGCGTGAAGGAACCAAGGCTGGGCACTGCCTGGCTCTCTGACAGCGCTATGGGACCGCACCATGACACGCGCCTGAACACGCCCTTTGTTGGCACGGTCTGGGATTCAACGCTCGGTGCCCGCGTCGGCATCTTGCGATACGGCACGCCCAATGCTTATCGCCCTGAAGGTTTTCAAGTCGATCTAACTGGCTCGGCACAGCCACGATTGAATCCGTACGGTGCCAGCACGCCGCTTCTGTCGTGCGATTACACCGTGGGTCTGCCGGTCACTTACGCACGTGGCAAGTGGCAATACAAGACGGGCTACAACCACCTCAGTTCGCACATGGGCGACGAGTTGATGATCAATAATCCAGCCTTCATCGCCCAGCGCATTAACTATGTGCGTGATTCGGTAATGTTGGGCATTGGCTGCTATGTGACCGACAGCCTGCGCGTGTTCGGCGAATTCGATTACGCCTTCGGAGCCGAAGATGGTGCCAGACCGGTCGAGTTGCAATGGGGCGTCGACTACAGCCCCGCGAAGCCTGGCGGTGCCCCGTTCTTTGCCGTATACGGCGACCAACGGCAAGAGCTTGGGTACGGCGGCTTCTTCGTCGTGCAGGCCGGCTGGCAATGGCGCGGCGGATTGGCGCTAAGCACCTTCCGCATCGGCATGCAGTACATCAACGGCAAGAGCTCCCAATGGGAGTTCTATAACGTCTTCGAACAGCGCATCGGCTGGGGCATCTGGTACGACTTCTAATCATCCATGCGCCGTACGCGCGGATGTTCAGATCGCGGTCCTTCTTCGCTATACGCGAACAAGCAAGCGCGAGCTCTCGACCGATACCCCGCAACCACCATGCGCTGCTAGAGCTGCTTGCGTGTGCTGCGTTCTTCCACGCCTTGGGCGTGCTTGAGAAACTTCGGTGCCGGCACCCGTTGCTGCTGGCCAACGCCGAAGAACGCCGCTATCTTGCTGACGACGAATTGCTGTTCAGGGAACGTCAATTCGGGGAAGATCGGTAGAGCCAACGTCTCGCGCGTGGCCAATTCCGTCTTCGGCAAGCTGCCCGGTCCGTATCCCAAGTACGCGAAGCACTTTTGTTGGTGCAGCGCCACGGGGTAATAGATCTCGGCGCCGATTTTGTGCTGCTGCAAATGTTCACGCAGCGCGTCGCGGCGCCCATCAGGCACGCGAACTACGAATTGATTCCATACATGCCGACGTTCGGGCGCCTCGACCGGCAACGTCAGCACGTTCGCCAGGCCAGCCGCGGTGAACAGCTCGTGATAGCGCCGTGCATGCAGTTGCCGTTCAGCGGTCCAACGATCGAGATGCGGCAGCTTGACGTTCAACACGGCCGCCTGCAGCGAATCAAGACGGCTGTTGATGCCGATCAGTTGATGGTAATAACGCGGCTGCATGCCGTGCTGGTGCAACAGCCGCAGTCGATCGGCGATGTCCTGGCGGCGCGTCGACAGCATGCCGCCGTCGCCGGGACCGCCGAGGTTCTTCGTAGGATAGAAGCTATAGCAGCCGACGTCGCCCATGCTGCCCGCCGGCCGGTGCTTGTATTCCGCGCCAATCGCTTGGGCAGCGTCCTCGACAACCGTTAGGTTGTGTTTGCTGGCGATCGATAGAATCGCATCCATCTCGGCGCACTGACCGAACAAATGCACTGGCATAATCGCTTTGGTACGCGCCGTTCGCACGCTCTCGATCAGCGACGTGTCGAGATTGAACGTGGCCGGATCAATGTCAACGAATACAGGCTTGGCCCCCAAGCGTGCCACGGCCGAAGCCGTAGCAAAGAAGGTATAGCTCGGCAGAATGACTTCATCGCCGGGGCCGATGTCCAATGCCATCAAGGCCAGCAGAATGGCGTCGCTCCCCGACGCGCAGGCGATCGCGTGCGGCACGTGAGCATACGCGGCGATCGATTTCTCGAGCGCCTGGCAATCGGGTCCCAGCACGAAGCGGCCCGAGGCGAGCACTCGACCGACAGCCTCGGTAATCTGTGCGGCCAGCGGCTGGTACTGCCGGTTCATGTCGATCAGGGGAACGCCCGCCGTCTGTGGATCGGGCAACGCTTGATCACCGGCCGAAGCAGCATGCATACCGAGGACTCCTCGACTTCCTTGCCAATCGGGTCGCTGGGTCAAAACCGGCCCAGAGAGTACGGCCCAGAATCGGGGGGCAACGATACGAGGGGTGCCGAGTTGGGTCAATGCCGATCGGCAGGCTAGGAATTGGCGGCAGTTGCACCCGCAGTAGGCGCGATCGAGAACTCTACGGAAAAAACATTCCGCCAGGTGCGCCTTTGCGCTCGTTGCAGTGATAGCGAACTACCGATGTCCGCCGGCCAGTTCTGCCACGTCGTGTACCGACTTCGGCAGGTTCCCTTCGGCGTCGAAGGGGATTTCGCGCAGATCGCTGAGGATTTCCAGGTCAGCCCGACCGCGGGCTTCTTCCAGGAAGACCTGCGAGCATTCCACTTCGGCCACGTCGAGCGTGTTGGCGATCCATAGAATCTTTGCGTCGGGCGGTTCGGTCAGCCCGATGGTCGGTAAGGCTTCGTTCAGGATCTCGCGATCCGTTTCGAAATCGACCGGCAGCATGGCTGCAGCGACGTGACCGCTGGTCAGGCAGTTAATACGCGTGAATGCCACATTCATTTCACGCAGCGTGCGTGAGGTGCAAAACTCCGCCATGCCCAGGCCTGACGCGTTGCCGCTGGTCTCTTCGGTGAGTCCGCGGACCACGATTCGCTTTACCTTGGGATACTCCTCGGGCGCCGCAGTGTGTGACTGAAACTTGCGGCCGACGACGTTGGTGTCCATGCCGGCGCCAGAAATGTTCTTGCCGATTTCGTCAATGAACAGGATGTCGACTACGCGGAACGGCAGTCGTGGCAGCCATTGGCGGGCCAGTACAAGCAATTCCTTTTCGCGTTGCTCGAATTCATGCGACCCGACGGCGGCGATCTTGGCCGTTTGATCGTAGGCGTTTTCCAGGATGGCCAGCCCTGCCAGGATGCGGCAATTCTCTAGCACGCGGGCGCCGACGCTGCGAACGATCTGCCCGAAGCTGTAGTTCTGGATCGCACGGTGATAGATCTTGGCTCCTTCGTGCTTCCCCAGCCCGATGAGCATCATCTTCATCAGGCCGCTTTCGATGTCACCGACGAAATCGGTATGAGGCTTCACGCGCCCGACGACGACAACGTGATCGGCTTCATAGGCAAAGCGATCGAAATGCACGGGAAAGCCCTCGGCCGTCTGGCAGACAATGACTGTCTCCATGCTGGCTTTGATCGGGCAGCCGCAGAATTCTTCGGTGATGCCGTAGCCTTCGATGATATGACGCTGCCCTTCGGCCGTGCCGCCGCCGTGACTCCCCATCGCAGGCACGATAAAGGGCTTGGCTCCCAGCGATTGAAAATGCTCGACCGTGGCCTTGATGATCAGTGCGATATTCGAGATGCCGCGGCTACCGGCCGTGATGGCGACGCTCTGGCCCGGCTTGAGTCGATCCGACAGAGGCAAACGCGACAATTCCTTGCGAACCTCGGCAGCCACGTCCTTGACCGTGGGGGCTTCGAACTTTTGACGTACCCGAAACATCTTGGGATAGTCGGCCATGGTGCCTGGAGCTCCTGAAAAAGTGAGGACGGTCAGCTAGCAGGGCTGGCGCGAGGGATCGAGCAAGTTTGGCAGGGATTGTCGGACGGTCGTATGCCGAACGCGTTTCGACGCCGATACGTAACACAAGACCCGATTAACGACTGTACCAATGCCGGCCCTTCCGCTCTAGGCCGTGCGAGGATTTTGGGGCTAGAATGCCGTGGCATTCGCCCGAGGAGCGTCGCGAATCTCTCAGACCCGCCCCGGTTCGGCCGCCGCATGCCGGTTCTCAAGGGTGGTCTACTTCCAAGTGGGCAAGGAACGCCATCATGGCCACTGCCGCCAGCACGAAGAAAGCAAAGCAATCCGCCAGTCAAGCCGCCGCGGCGGCGCCCGTTCGTCGCCGCCGATGGTGGCTTCGATCGACCGTTCTCATCGGGCTGCCGGCGCTGTTGTGGTTTGCCCCCGTCATCACCGGCTTCGGCCCCGTCTTGAACAGCGTGGTGGGCATCGCGTCGCGCGATTTCAAAGGAACGATCACGATCGGCGGCGCATCGCTGGGCTGGATCTCGCGCGTTGTCCTGCACGATATCGAAGTGCAAGATGCCGACGGCAAACCGATGGCCAGCATTCCGCAAATCGCCAGCGACAAAACGCTATTCGCACTACTGGCCAGCCCTAGCAACTTGGGACGTTTTCAAATCGATCATCCGCAGGTCAACGTCATCCTGCGCGAGCGCGACAGCAACGTCGAAGATGCGGTTCAGGCCTGGTCTTCGCAGAATCCGGATCAGCCGAGTGCTGCCCATCGGGTAGGGTTTTCAGTCGTCGTCGAGCAAGGCGTCGCCACGATCGAGGACACTGTCGCGGGCCGAAGCTGGCAGATCGACGATTTCAATTGCGACATCACGGTGCCGCGCGACCCAGGCCAGGACCTCGCGATCACGGCCGCCGGCCGCGTCGCCCCTGGCGAGCCGCAGGGACAATTTTCACTGCAAGTAAAGATCACGCCCGGCCAACCGCGCGAGCCGGAGAATGACACGACGAATCCGCTGCTGACTGGCCATGGTGAATTCGCGCTGGTCGCTCAGGGCTTCTCGCTCGAGCTGTTAGAGCCGCTGTTGCGCCGCGCCAGTGAACGTGGCGAGCTCGCCGGTGTCTTGGAAGCCAACGTGCAAGGGCAATGGAACACCGAAACCGCCGATACGCCGCGCGGTGAGTTGAACGGACAGATCAACGTCTCGCGGCTGGCCTTGGCCGGTCCTTGGGTGGGGGACGATCGACTGCGCATGGATAGCATCGTCGTCCCATGCACACTGGTGCGCGAAGGCAAACGCCTCGAAATTCGCCGTTGCGATATTCAATCTGATGTCGGCCAACTGACCTGCACCGGCACGATTGACGATCTAGGCGCGCTTAATTCGACCTGGGTCAAGTCGTTGTGGGATGTATTGCCGCACTGCGAAAGCCAGGTACAAGGCGCACTCGACCTGGCAAAACTCTCGCGCGTGCTGCCGGCCACGCTGCGCGTGCGCGAAGGGATGCAAATCGACGAGGGGGCCGTACATGTCGACCTGCGCAGCGGTCCACAAAACGGTCAGTGGGGCCTGACAGGTCGCATCGAAACGACGCGCCTCTTGGCGACCGAACAAGGACGGCAAGTCTCGTGGGACCATCCGCTGCTGGTGACCGTGGCCGCGCATGACACCCCGCAAGGGCCCGTTATCGAGCAGCTCAATGGTCAATCCGATTTCTTGAAGTTTGAAGGTTCGGGCACGCCTGAGTTTTTCGGACTGACCGCCAACTTCGAATTGGGCCGCCTGGCCGAAGAACTCGGCCAGTTTCTCGACCTGGGCGAGTTGAAGCTGGCAGGCGACGGTTGGAGCCGAATGACATGGAAGCGGGCAACTGATGATTCGTTCGAAGCGGATGTCGAGCTCCAGGCAACGAACTTCGTGTTGGCGCGCCCCAATCGGCCCGCGTGGACCGATGCCAAGCTGGGAGTCACGGCCGCCATGCGCGGGCACTTAACGGGCAAGGAAATCACACAGGTCGATACGGCGCGCGTTGAAGTCGTTTCAGCGACAGATGACTTTAATGCTTCGCTGGTTTCGCCCGTCAGCAACACCGGCCCCAAAACGGATTGGCCTGTCGAGGCGCATTTGCGCGGTGAATTGGCGCGTTGGCTGGCACGTGTCGAGCCGTGGTTTGCGCCACCGCCGGGCTGGGATATCTCGGGACAAATCGACGGCGTTTCCACGGTCCATGTTTCGGAAGAAACGGTCACCATTGAAAAATGCCAGGCAGACCTCACGCAGCTTCACGCCTGGGGACCGACGCTGTTCATCGACGAGCCGCGCATGCGGGTGCTGGCCAGCGGTACGATCAAGCCGGCTGTCCAGGCCCTGCTCATTACCGATGCGACTTTGACCTCGGCCGATGTCGGCGGCCGCGTGCAGGATGCATCTTTCGTCGCCAATAGCCCCACGGGAATCGAACATATCGGCCAGGCCGATCTGCAAGGAAATCTGGCCACTCTGTACCGCTGGACGCACGATCCACGTCAGGCGGCTAGCGTTCAGGTCTCGGGGTTGCTGGCATGCACGCTCAAAGCCGACCTCAGCGAACGCTCGCCGGGCTTGGACATGAGTGTCACGGTCGACAATTTGGCAGCCGCGACACCCGGCGGTCAGTCGTGGCGCGAAAAGCAGTTGCGCATGGTGGCCAATGCCACGTACGACGAGCCCAACGACATCGTGCAGCTCGCTAATTTCGAAGTCAACTCCGAAGCGGTTCGGCTAAACGCAACGGGCAAGGTCGAGCGTTGGTCACGCGAGCGCTTGCTGACGCTCAATGGCACCACGCAATATGACTTGGAAAAGATCTCGATTCTGTTGCAGCCCTATGTGAACAACGAGGTGCGAGTCACGGGACGCGAATCGCGATCGTTTTCGCTCGCCGGCCCGATCGGCGCCTTGGCGCGGGCCGATACGACCGCCGCATCGCGAGAACAAGAGCTGCTCGCGTTGGAAGGAAAAATGGACCTCGGCTGGCAAACCGCCTCGCTCATGGGCTTCGATGTCGGCGCGACGAATATGCAGGCGACGTTGTCGAAGGGCATCTTCCAGCTTTCGCCGACAAATCTGAGCGTCAGCGGTGGAACGCTTTCACTGGCACCGATGGTGCGATTGGCGCCGGGGCCGGCACAGCTCTATCTCCCCAACGGACCGCTGATCACGCAAATGCACGTCTCACCCGAGATGTGCCGGCAATGGCTGATGTACGCCGCGCCAATTCTGGCAGGCGTAACGCACGTCGATGGTCTGTTCTCGGTGCAAATGGCCGGTTGCCAGCTTCCGCTGGCCGACCCGCGCGCCGGCGAAGCGGCCGGACAGATCCTGATTCACT
Encoded here:
- a CDS encoding NAD(P)-binding protein — protein: MSIRVSNIRLGIDESEQALPAHAARVLGLRPSDIRRWRILRKSLDARNKADLRFVYAAEVDVAADEAPLIARTARGRSGCTAELFSEAPFVLPPPGEAALDERPIVVGSGPAGLAAAYFLAAAGYRPLVIERGQPVSARVRDVQRFDDGGAFDPESNYLFGEGGAGTFSDGKLTCRASGPDVQRILQLFADCKGKPEILYEHRPHLGSNRLPAVVKAWRQSIIAAGGEIRFACRLEDLDLDGTRLRGIHTSSGYIRCPLLVLAIGHSARDTYEMLHARGVPMEQKPFQFGVRIEQPQEQVNRAQYGESRLEAQLGAADYSLVARGEVNLFSFCMCAGGQVIPSVSEPGYFCTNGMSLSRRASPFANSGMMVTLEPADFGSQHVLAGVALQRLYERRAFDEGRGEYACPIQWAGDFLAGRTSRGTISTSYTRALVPGDLTSLVPPTVLKALHAGLPALDHRWRGRFLANATLVAPEARGSSPVRFPRNEATLESTGVEGFYPIGEGAGYAGGIISAALDGLRVAKSIIARFAPLDRR
- a CDS encoding cold shock domain-containing protein, translated to MASGTIKKLVHDKGFGFIQGSDGADVFFHHSSVSDRQFDNLSEGQSVEYTVDSNGGPKGKGPRAASVTPV
- a CDS encoding DUF1207 domain-containing protein; amino-acid sequence: MFESRAHSPRAALLIVVVMTALARTAPAQDLFRLPSADQVARRQEVVPPGAAVPSAPPAVNFPPSPSSIISGGAPSSPAPAGSTAPGAAVPNGVSPFAGAAGLEESVALGEAPQRPPSQGEIGLAWGPSSTLPWSWQWLPTGLMYRSYLAGVKEPRLGTAWLSDSAMGPHHDTRLNTPFVGTVWDSTLGARVGILRYGTPNAYRPEGFQVDLTGSAQPRLNPYGASTPLLSCDYTVGLPVTYARGKWQYKTGYNHLSSHMGDELMINNPAFIAQRINYVRDSVMLGIGCYVTDSLRVFGEFDYAFGAEDGARPVELQWGVDYSPAKPGGAPFFAVYGDQRQELGYGGFFVVQAGWQWRGGLALSTFRIGMQYINGKSSQWEFYNVFEQRIGWGIWYDF
- a CDS encoding DegT/DnrJ/EryC1/StrS family aminotransferase; the encoded protein is MHAASAGDQALPDPQTAGVPLIDMNRQYQPLAAQITEAVGRVLASGRFVLGPDCQALEKSIAAYAHVPHAIACASGSDAILLALMALDIGPGDEVILPSYTFFATASAVARLGAKPVFVDIDPATFNLDTSLIESVRTARTKAIMPVHLFGQCAEMDAILSIASKHNLTVVEDAAQAIGAEYKHRPAGSMGDVGCYSFYPTKNLGGPGDGGMLSTRRQDIADRLRLLHQHGMQPRYYHQLIGINSRLDSLQAAVLNVKLPHLDRWTAERQLHARRYHELFTAAGLANVLTLPVEAPERRHVWNQFVVRVPDGRRDALREHLQQHKIGAEIYYPVALHQQKCFAYLGYGPGSLPKTELATRETLALPIFPELTFPEQQFVVSKIAAFFGVGQQQRVPAPKFLKHAQGVEERSTRKQL
- a CDS encoding lactate racemase domain-containing protein; amino-acid sequence: MADYPKMFRVRQKFEAPTVKDVAAEVRKELSRLPLSDRLKPGQSVAITAGSRGISNIALIIKATVEHFQSLGAKPFIVPAMGSHGGGTAEGQRHIIEGYGITEEFCGCPIKASMETVIVCQTAEGFPVHFDRFAYEADHVVVVGRVKPHTDFVGDIESGLMKMMLIGLGKHEGAKIYHRAIQNYSFGQIVRSVGARVLENCRILAGLAILENAYDQTAKIAAVGSHEFEQREKELLVLARQWLPRLPFRVVDILFIDEIGKNISGAGMDTNVVGRKFQSHTAAPEEYPKVKRIVVRGLTEETSGNASGLGMAEFCTSRTLREMNVAFTRINCLTSGHVAAAMLPVDFETDREILNEALPTIGLTEPPDAKILWIANTLDVAEVECSQVFLEEARGRADLEILSDLREIPFDAEGNLPKSVHDVAELAGGHR